The Edaphobacter flagellatus sequence ACCGTCAGAATCAGCAGCACCAGCACCGCTACCAGGCTGATCATCGGCACATCGTCCTTGCGCACCGTCTGCAGATAACCTCCCGGCGAGCTGACAATCCTCTCGTCCTTCCACACCGAATCCGGCGACTGCCTGCGCAGATCATTCGTCAGAGCAGTCAGCTCCTGCTCCGCCGCCTTCGGCGACACACCCTTCCGCAACCGAGCCCACAGATCCACCATGCCGCCCAGCGACGTATCCGTCAGCACGGTGCTTCCTTCCACGAAGTACGGTTGCTGCACCAGCGGCACCCAGAACGCAGGCTCGCGCGGCAAACCCAGCCCGCTGAAGTTTCGCGGAGCCACACCGATCACCGTCGCCGCCTTGTGATTCAAATGCACCACGCTGCCCACCACCGCCGGATCGCTGCCGTACCGCTCCTCCCAGAACGTATGGCTCAGCATCACCACCGGCTCTGCGCCCTTACGCTCGTCGCGCTGCGCATCGATCGCACGGCCAATCCCCGTCTCTGCACCCAGCTCGCGAAAGAAGTTCCCCGTCACAAACCGCGTGCGCACCAGCTTGCTCTCGTTCTCCAGCACCACCTCGCGGTCCGTGCTCGCCAGCACCGCGCTCAGCGTCTTCGCATGATTGCGATAAAACTCAATCGACGGATACGCCACATTCGAAGCAAAGCTTCCCGGCGCGCTCCGCTGCAACCGCACCAGCGTATCCGGATCCCGCACCGGCAGCGGCTTCAGCACAAACATGTTGAACACGCCAAACGCCGCGACATTCACGCCGATCCCTACCGCCAGCACCAGCACTGCAGCCAGCGTGAATCCCGGCGAGCGCATCAGCGTCCTCACTCCAAAGCGTATGTCCTGCGCCAGCCTGTCGATCCACGTCCATCCCCACGCCTCGCGCGCCTGCTCCCCCAGAGCATCTGCGTTGCCGAACATCCTCCGCTCCGCGCCCGCACGCTCCGCCATCTCACGGTGAAACTCCATCTCTTCCCGCAGCGACTCCTGCATCCGTCTGCGATTCAGCAGGTACCACACTCTCCGCCACATCTCGCCCATCGCCGCCTCCTATGCCGTCCGCAGAACCGCCTTGATCGCCTCGGTCAGACGATCGTAGTCCTCCAGCTCCGCCTCCAGCTGCTTGCGTCCAGCCGCCGTCAGACGATAGAAACGCACCTTCCGGTTCGTCTCCGAGATCCCCCACTCCGCGCTCGCCCATCCCTTCAGCAGAATCTTCTGCAGCGCCGGATACAGCGAGCCCTCTTCCACCTCCAGCACTTCCTTCGAAAGCACATGGATCCTCTGCGCAATGGCGTACCCATGCAGCGGCCCCGACCGCAGCACCCGCAGAATCAGCATCGCCAGCGCCCCAGCCTGCATCGTCGATTTAGGTGTAGATTTCATATACCTAGAAAATCTATGCCTAAGAAAACTAGCCGTCAACTACACTTCGTCACTTAAAAAGAAATGGCCTCCCGAAACATCGGGAGGCCAGCCTCGCTACCTGCTGCATCTTACAGCTGACCGAACTTGCCAGCCTTCAGATCGCTCACTGCCTGCAGGATCTCCTCGCGCGTGTTCATCACGAAAGGACCATAGCTCGCAATCGGCTCGTTGATCGGCTCGCCGCTCAGCAACACAAGCTGCGAGTCTTCCTTCGCCTCGATCACCACCGTGTTGCCC is a genomic window containing:
- a CDS encoding PadR family transcriptional regulator encodes the protein MKSTPKSTMQAGALAMLILRVLRSGPLHGYAIAQRIHVLSKEVLEVEEGSLYPALQKILLKGWASAEWGISETNRKVRFYRLTAAGRKQLEAELEDYDRLTEAIKAVLRTA